In Synechococcus sp. CC9616, the following are encoded in one genomic region:
- a CDS encoding secondary thiamine-phosphate synthase enzyme YjbQ, protein MIQHELDVPTRGSGFTRLDPIINRWLATTGISNGALHLTCLHTSASLTINENADPRVLDDLASWMDRVVPRNHPYRHDDEGPDDMPAHIRTALTAQTMTLSLAKGRLWLGTWQAVYLWEHRDAAHQRRIACQLIGEQDSAAQRATKLNQDILQRHDPDAWARDGGLDTDVDLMVDRLHDITSDSLPADP, encoded by the coding sequence ATGATTCAGCACGAGCTGGATGTTCCGACGCGCGGCAGCGGGTTCACGCGTCTCGACCCAATCATCAACCGATGGCTGGCCACAACAGGTATCAGCAACGGGGCTCTGCATCTCACCTGCCTGCACACCAGTGCCAGCCTCACAATCAACGAAAATGCTGATCCGCGGGTCTTGGACGATTTGGCGAGCTGGATGGATCGGGTTGTCCCCCGGAACCATCCATACCGTCATGACGATGAAGGACCGGACGACATGCCAGCGCACATACGCACTGCTTTAACAGCCCAGACCATGACATTGAGTCTTGCCAAGGGACGGTTATGGCTCGGAACTTGGCAGGCTGTTTATCTGTGGGAGCACCGCGATGCAGCTCACCAACGCCGGATTGCCTGTCAGCTGATCGGAGAACAGGACTCAGCCGCTCAACGAGCAACCAAGCTGAATCAGGACATCCTGCAGCGCCATGATCCGGATGCCTGGGCCCGCGATGGGGGGTTGGACACCGACGTTGATCTAATGGTGGATCGCTTGCACGACATCACATCGGATTCACTCCCCGCAGATCCATAA
- a CDS encoding thiol-disulfide oxidoreductase DCC family protein produces MASPDLTLLYDGACPLCMREVRFLQTRDRHQRLAFVDIDASDYDPSAFGGIGYRQAMGSIHAIDGSGTVLRDVAVFREAYRLIGLGWVYRPTRLPLIAPLVDALYGVWAARRLQITGRPDLDSLCRDRERCNTSGSGCATSS; encoded by the coding sequence ATGGCTTCACCAGATCTCACCTTGCTGTACGACGGCGCCTGCCCGCTTTGCATGCGGGAGGTCCGCTTCCTTCAGACACGTGATCGGCATCAGCGTCTCGCCTTCGTGGATATCGATGCCTCGGATTACGACCCTTCAGCTTTTGGCGGTATTGGTTATCGGCAAGCCATGGGCAGCATCCATGCAATCGATGGCTCCGGCACTGTCCTGCGGGACGTTGCCGTTTTTCGTGAGGCCTATCGATTGATTGGGCTCGGCTGGGTTTATCGCCCCACGCGCCTGCCCCTGATTGCACCGCTGGTTGATGCGTTGTACGGCGTCTGGGCCGCCCGCAGACTTCAAATCACTGGTCGCCCGGATCTCGACTCCTTGTGCCGGGATCGCGAGCGTTGCAACACCTCCGGGAGCGGTTGCGCAACCAGCAGTTGA
- a CDS encoding carboxypeptidase M32, which produces MKAVASAWDRLGSYLRETQLLGSIQSTLYWDQNTRMPAGGSAWRGEQLSLLATQLHARQSADRYAEYIAAARQEWKDSSKTAQSVDRGRNLDLLEQDLRRQRSLDPALVAALARAKSEGYSLWQQARSTSDFSLFAPALQRMIKLRQDQAAQLAEPRSCWETLAQPFEPDLTLSRLRDLLAPLRRRLPELVEQATHAPRPRSLGWDLSENAQQKLCQELLTSWGQDPAISCVARSPHPFSITLGPSDYRLTTRIVKGQPLSCFLATAHEWGHSLYEQGLPNQTHQWFAWPLGQATSMAVHESQSLFWENRVARSFAFAKRWWGRFSAQGAPLAGPDDFWRDLNPLSPGLNRVEADELSYGLHIMIRTDLEIALLEEGLSVEDLPGEWGDRYQQLLGVTPTDDAEGCLQDVHWSEGLFGYFPSYLLGHLISAQLSEAMAAEIGAPEQHIEAGDVQLLLDWLRTRVHSVGRALNAEGLVQQVSGQPLSSEPFLRYLESKLEAMSSTTASPLA; this is translated from the coding sequence ATGAAAGCCGTTGCTTCGGCTTGGGACCGATTGGGGTCGTATCTCAGGGAAACCCAACTTCTCGGTTCGATCCAAAGCACCCTTTACTGGGACCAAAACACCCGAATGCCGGCTGGTGGATCGGCGTGGAGGGGGGAACAGCTCTCGCTGCTGGCCACGCAGCTTCATGCACGCCAAAGCGCGGATCGCTACGCGGAATACATTGCTGCTGCTCGCCAGGAGTGGAAGGACTCTTCAAAGACGGCGCAGTCCGTCGATCGTGGCCGCAACCTTGATCTACTTGAGCAGGATCTTCGTCGGCAGCGTTCCCTTGATCCGGCTCTTGTTGCAGCCTTGGCAAGGGCCAAGTCCGAGGGATACAGCCTCTGGCAGCAGGCTCGCAGCACCTCTGATTTTTCGCTTTTCGCTCCAGCGCTGCAGCGGATGATCAAGCTGCGTCAGGACCAGGCGGCTCAGCTGGCAGAGCCGCGCAGCTGCTGGGAGACGTTGGCCCAACCGTTCGAACCCGATCTCACCCTGTCGCGACTCCGGGACCTTTTGGCGCCTCTGCGGCGTCGCCTGCCGGAACTGGTCGAACAGGCAACCCACGCCCCTCGTCCTCGCAGCCTTGGATGGGACCTATCCGAGAACGCTCAGCAGAAGCTGTGTCAAGAGTTGCTGACCTCATGGGGACAGGATCCCGCCATCAGTTGTGTTGCCCGATCCCCGCACCCGTTTTCAATCACGCTCGGGCCTTCGGACTACCGACTCACCACCAGAATCGTGAAGGGCCAACCGCTGTCCTGCTTTCTGGCGACAGCTCATGAATGGGGGCATTCCCTCTACGAACAAGGGCTCCCGAATCAGACCCATCAGTGGTTTGCCTGGCCGCTGGGACAGGCCACATCCATGGCGGTTCATGAAAGCCAGTCCTTGTTCTGGGAAAACAGAGTGGCGCGCAGTTTTGCCTTCGCAAAGCGGTGGTGGGGACGTTTCTCAGCGCAGGGCGCTCCCCTGGCTGGCCCCGACGATTTCTGGCGGGATCTGAATCCTCTGTCTCCTGGCCTCAACCGTGTTGAAGCTGATGAACTGAGTTACGGCCTCCACATCATGATTCGCACGGATCTTGAGATCGCTCTGCTTGAGGAAGGACTGTCGGTTGAAGATTTGCCCGGTGAATGGGGCGATCGATACCAGCAGTTGCTTGGCGTGACGCCAACCGATGACGCGGAGGGTTGTCTTCAGGATGTGCATTGGTCTGAAGGACTCTTTGGCTATTTCCCCTCCTATCTGCTGGGCCATCTCATCAGCGCTCAACTGAGTGAGGCGATGGCTGCTGAGATTGGTGCCCCTGAGCAGCACATCGAAGCAGGTGATGTTCAGCTTCTGCTGGATTGGTTGAGAACCCGTGTCCATTCGGTCGGCCGTGCTCTCAATGCAGAGGGTCTCGTTCAGCAGGTAAGTGGTCAGCCACTGAGCAGCGAGCCATTCCTGCGTTACCTGGAGTCGAAGCTGGAAGCCATGTCCAGTACAACCGCATCGCCTCTGGCCTGA
- a CDS encoding inorganic diphosphatase — translation MANLEQAPSRSMPNLLHVLPAFADEAELRLNTIVELNSNTINKYELITETGHLKLDRVGYSSLAYPFAYGCIPRTWDEDGDPLDIEIVNVTEPLVPGSIVEARIIGVMTFDDGGEVDDKVIAVLADDKRVDHIKTFEDLGDHWKKETTYYWEHYKDLKKPGTCTVNGFFGPDKAIEIIKSCEARYLKEIDPKLVD, via the coding sequence ATGGCCAATCTTGAGCAGGCTCCCAGCCGCAGCATGCCCAACCTGCTGCACGTGCTTCCGGCCTTTGCTGATGAAGCGGAGCTTCGTCTCAACACGATTGTGGAGCTCAACTCCAACACAATCAACAAGTACGAGCTGATCACTGAAACCGGCCACCTCAAGCTTGATCGGGTTGGTTATTCATCCTTGGCTTATCCCTTTGCTTACGGATGCATCCCTCGCACCTGGGACGAGGACGGTGACCCGCTCGACATCGAGATCGTCAACGTGACAGAGCCCCTCGTTCCTGGGTCGATCGTTGAGGCGCGCATCATCGGCGTGATGACCTTCGATGACGGAGGTGAGGTCGACGACAAGGTGATCGCGGTTCTAGCCGACGACAAGCGTGTGGATCACATCAAGACCTTCGAAGATCTCGGCGATCACTGGAAGAAGGAAACCACTTACTACTGGGAGCACTACAAAGATCTCAAAAAGCCCGGCACCTGCACTGTCAACGGCTTTTTCGGACCTGACAAAGCCATCGAGATCATCAAGAGCTGCGAAGCCCGCTATCTGAAGGAGATTGACCCGAAGTTGGTTGATTGA
- a CDS encoding phytanoyl-CoA dioxygenase family protein: MTAASTQRSQRLSLALPGLLEGDDRVRATEAIAFPFEEVLRSKRCFLRAAWTLNRQGVILLKGAASADLVNALNRRVAQLLEDASQPERSGIDAIAYLNLPDRRVLKGYNTFVDADRPVINFRVERPDGRSGSDAGMVDIFHPERLSSEMNELIHGCLHEKQVRRLVMASCLTPLRVKCRNLYVNRGVQDTRGFHCDGRSLKFKSFVFLSHVGSLDIGPYCYVPTSHRDRRSWKRSRAFNEQHGIGIYEYSQLDDTTALPLFASPGDMVISSQRGAHRGHPQSPDASRSVLVNMYQR, translated from the coding sequence ATGACTGCAGCGTCAACGCAACGATCTCAACGTCTGTCCTTGGCCCTGCCAGGACTGCTCGAGGGCGACGACAGGGTTCGGGCGACAGAAGCGATTGCCTTCCCCTTCGAGGAGGTGCTCAGAAGCAAGCGCTGCTTTCTGCGGGCGGCATGGACCCTGAACCGCCAAGGTGTGATTCTTCTGAAGGGTGCTGCATCGGCGGATTTGGTCAACGCTCTGAACCGTCGCGTTGCCCAGCTTCTCGAGGATGCATCACAGCCCGAGCGTTCGGGAATCGATGCGATCGCCTATCTGAATCTGCCCGATCGGCGCGTTCTCAAGGGATACAACACCTTCGTGGATGCAGATCGGCCCGTCATCAACTTTCGCGTCGAGCGACCGGATGGTCGCAGTGGCAGTGACGCAGGCATGGTCGACATCTTTCACCCCGAACGACTCTCTTCGGAGATGAACGAGCTCATTCACGGCTGCCTGCATGAAAAACAGGTGCGACGACTGGTGATGGCCTCCTGTCTCACTCCACTACGGGTCAAGTGCCGCAATCTGTACGTGAATCGTGGCGTCCAGGACACCCGCGGGTTTCACTGCGATGGGCGCTCCTTGAAATTCAAATCCTTTGTTTTTCTCTCCCATGTCGGCAGTCTCGACATCGGTCCCTATTGCTATGTGCCCACCTCTCATCGAGACCGGCGAAGCTGGAAACGCAGCCGTGCGTTCAATGAACAACACGGCATCGGCATCTACGAGTACAGCCAGCTGGACGACACCACGGCTCTACCCCTGTTCGCCTCTCCTGGAGACATGGTGATCTCCTCCCAGCGTGGAGCCCATCGAGGTCACCCCCAGAGCCCCGATGCCAGCAGAAGTGTTCTGGTGAACATGTACCAGCGGTAA
- a CDS encoding L,D-transpeptidase, translating into MRLIKRGLVCGLAALSLSVMCPAQRAAQAEELAVLSSPSSSRILLDLQKRQISVIRGGQRLGPWPVAIGDPKTPTPVGEFSILNKKVNPVYVSNKSGQRKELSGPSSPIGDRYLAFHRNGRGEFGIHGTPWPHWVQIRAAVSLGCVRMLNDHVRQLFDAVDVGTTLEIRG; encoded by the coding sequence ATGCGTCTCATAAAGCGAGGTCTGGTCTGTGGGCTTGCGGCGCTTTCGCTGTCCGTGATGTGCCCTGCGCAACGGGCTGCTCAGGCGGAGGAGCTGGCGGTGCTCTCATCGCCTTCAAGCTCTCGCATCCTGTTGGATCTACAGAAGAGGCAGATCAGTGTGATCCGAGGCGGGCAGAGGCTTGGGCCTTGGCCAGTGGCGATCGGTGATCCCAAGACCCCAACGCCGGTCGGCGAATTCTCGATCCTGAACAAGAAGGTCAATCCTGTTTATGTGTCCAACAAATCAGGTCAGCGCAAGGAGCTGAGCGGTCCATCGAGTCCGATCGGGGATCGCTACCTGGCCTTTCACCGCAATGGGCGCGGAGAGTTCGGAATTCATGGAACGCCATGGCCCCACTGGGTTCAGATCCGTGCTGCCGTCAGTCTTGGCTGTGTGCGGATGTTGAATGACCACGTTCGCCAGCTGTTTGATGCCGTGGATGTGGGCACCACGCTTGAAATTCGCGGCTGA
- the hemC gene encoding hydroxymethylbilane synthase has product MPLTHLRIASRRSQLAMVQTNWVKAELEKAHPGLTISVEAMATQGDKILDVALAKIGDKGLFTKELEAQMLIGRAEIAVHSLKDLPTNLPDGLMLGCISEREDPADALVVNAKNSDYKLDTLPEGSVVGTSSLRRLAQLRHHYPHLIFKDVRGNVITRLEKLDAGDYDCLILAAAGLGRLGFSDRIHQLIPGDISLHAVGQGALGIECIEGNPEVLEIIKALEHTPTSQRCLAERAFLRELEGGCQVPIGVNTSLEGDDLVMTGMVASLDGKRLIRNESRGSRTNPEAIGIDLANQLKRQGAGEILQEIFQEMRPEA; this is encoded by the coding sequence ATGCCCCTCACCCATCTGCGGATCGCTTCTCGACGCAGTCAGCTGGCGATGGTGCAGACGAACTGGGTGAAGGCGGAACTCGAAAAAGCCCATCCCGGACTCACCATCAGCGTTGAAGCGATGGCGACCCAGGGAGACAAGATTCTGGATGTGGCACTGGCCAAGATCGGAGATAAGGGCTTGTTCACGAAAGAACTCGAAGCACAGATGCTGATCGGACGCGCTGAGATCGCGGTCCACTCCCTCAAAGATCTACCCACCAACCTGCCTGACGGATTGATGCTCGGGTGCATCAGCGAACGTGAAGATCCAGCCGATGCCCTGGTGGTGAATGCCAAGAACAGCGACTACAAACTCGACACTCTCCCGGAAGGATCGGTCGTTGGCACCAGCTCCCTGAGACGACTGGCCCAGCTGCGGCATCACTACCCGCATCTGATTTTCAAAGATGTGCGGGGCAACGTGATTACACGTCTGGAAAAGCTCGATGCCGGGGACTACGACTGCCTGATCCTCGCCGCCGCCGGGCTCGGTCGCCTGGGCTTCTCCGATCGCATTCATCAACTCATTCCTGGCGATATTTCGCTTCATGCCGTCGGCCAGGGAGCCCTAGGGATCGAATGCATCGAAGGCAACCCCGAGGTGCTGGAGATCATCAAGGCTCTGGAGCACACACCAACCTCCCAGCGCTGCCTTGCTGAACGGGCCTTTCTCAGGGAACTCGAGGGTGGTTGCCAAGTCCCGATCGGGGTCAATACGTCCCTGGAGGGGGACGATCTGGTGATGACAGGCATGGTTGCGAGCCTGGACGGCAAGCGCTTGATCCGCAACGAGAGCCGCGGATCACGAACCAACCCGGAAGCGATTGGCATTGATCTGGCCAACCAGCTGAAACGTCAGGGGGCCGGCGAGATCCTCCAGGAAATCTTCCAGGAGATGCGGCCTGAGGCGTGA
- a CDS encoding DUF6561 domain-containing protein — MPGPVVNGVRHSASLAETETTSSSKDDFLPLMAEGSIRLLLLTSGDLVMARLRNTTDRDGDPAYQLIRPRRVAFIDHTGDQQTPQWTLEPYLAGLTTQRNVVLFKTALASVLEPDSRLVQAYADITAQECPLEETPVERLKRAFQEFTDTFDVEKSKS, encoded by the coding sequence ATGCCGGGTCCGGTTGTCAATGGAGTCCGTCATTCCGCCTCGCTTGCTGAGACGGAGACAACCTCATCATCGAAAGACGACTTCCTCCCACTTATGGCTGAGGGCAGTATCCGATTGTTGCTTCTCACAAGTGGTGATCTGGTGATGGCTCGCTTGAGGAACACCACGGATCGCGACGGAGATCCCGCGTATCAGCTGATTCGCCCACGTCGTGTCGCTTTCATTGATCACACGGGTGATCAGCAGACACCTCAGTGGACCCTTGAGCCCTATCTGGCTGGACTCACCACACAGCGCAATGTGGTGTTATTCAAGACGGCCCTCGCTTCAGTGCTCGAGCCTGATTCCAGGCTTGTCCAGGCCTATGCGGACATCACTGCCCAGGAATGTCCGCTTGAAGAGACGCCTGTGGAGCGGCTCAAGCGTGCCTTCCAGGAATTCACCGATACCTTCGACGTTGAAAAGTCAAAGAGCTGA
- a CDS encoding AbrB family transcriptional regulator — MVTESDLLAKVKDLGDVSKPDLVKACGYVSAKKDGSARLNFTAFYEALLESKGVNLAIGCTAGVGKGGRKLSYTAKVQGNGNLLVGKAYTAMLELNPGDEYTIKLGGKAICLIPTGETEDGDA, encoded by the coding sequence ATGGTGACCGAGTCTGATCTACTTGCCAAAGTGAAGGACCTTGGAGACGTCTCCAAGCCTGATCTCGTCAAAGCATGCGGATATGTTTCAGCCAAAAAAGATGGAAGTGCGCGCCTGAATTTCACCGCCTTCTACGAAGCACTTCTGGAATCGAAGGGAGTCAACCTTGCTATTGGTTGCACCGCTGGTGTTGGCAAAGGCGGACGAAAGCTCAGTTATACCGCCAAGGTTCAAGGCAACGGCAACCTTCTTGTTGGCAAGGCCTATACGGCCATGTTGGAGCTCAATCCGGGAGATGAGTACACGATCAAGCTGGGGGGAAAAGCCATCTGCCTGATTCCAACAGGTGAAACAGAAGATGGGGACGCATGA
- a CDS encoding conjugal transfer protein TrbI, protein MDKCACSSCTCVVEQSAAVILNGQSFCSDACAQGHPNDEPCHGSGSCGCTCATS, encoded by the coding sequence ATGGACAAATGCGCCTGTTCTTCCTGCACTTGTGTTGTTGAGCAATCCGCTGCTGTGATTCTCAACGGGCAAAGTTTTTGCTCCGATGCATGTGCGCAAGGACATCCCAACGATGAGCCCTGTCATGGCAGCGGGTCCTGTGGTTGCACCTGTGCCACGAGCTGA
- a CDS encoding calcium-binding protein, which yields MLLHSFDQLMIKGVNFYEAPNQLVGIKQPAFETTAARRWSEKSILFSLTQLRDVKRPSDSENREYRPNCRMPMSPSKTESHKHVGKSQVRTRNRGPLLRDEALEGTFGPDQLEAGAGDDVVDGGTGADRLEGGDGADQLSGDQGDDVLEGGTGRDTLNGGSGGDYLNGGKNEDNVSGGNGADNLHGEQGDDRLNGNQGRDFIDGGEGNDVIDGGNGDDVVLAGRDSDSVEGGKGNDVLDGEEGNDSLSGGTGDDTLIAGTGNDTLTGGRGADLFDISEGDNVIEDFDIKAGDQLYLGEKKISETNQAEDGLELILSDNSRQLLVGVGLEEFNENIENIIHEPPSVFSNPAKSECSKFIQSNQTITLGEDENIKIEMKGGDVNIGNEQSYNANLILTNKSPSAWHGGNKKGHLIEIAFDASWNIYQGHESGRLWIKENGHGGRKYGGFNTNWDASPVQPGGTIDANQFNINNVSSNPYLAACNFTYSIEKGKWTELGETNKIPEPDYTIIYGTNSGDTENSTNATDKNGLEINFLGTEDSNEMYGKAGNDRILSDKGDDKLFGEDGDDLLSGQDGKDVLDGGDGNDTLDGGNGDDQLIAGNGADIVILSNGHDIVRQFNTNKDFIQYDGDVEQLGFVEVPFEQQNSLKISHGNHSTLLVGVSLEDFISVKPQPPVIDPDGKPIDLTPDIPTPGVELEAGVIIGTNSDDSPDTDASSPDGVPFVGSDENNTMVALDGDDLLSGQDGKDVLDGGDGNDTLDGGNGDDQLIAGNGADIVILSNGHDIVRQFNTNKDFIQYDGDVEQLGFVEVPFEQQNSLKISHGNHSTLLVGVSLEDFISVKPQPPVIDPDGKPIDLTPDIPT from the coding sequence TTGCTGCTGCACTCCTTTGATCAATTAATGATCAAAGGAGTGAATTTTTATGAGGCGCCAAATCAGCTTGTAGGCATTAAGCAGCCTGCATTCGAGACAACAGCAGCGAGGCGTTGGTCCGAAAAAAGCATTCTTTTCAGCCTCACCCAGTTGAGGGATGTCAAGCGCCCCAGCGATAGCGAGAATAGAGAATATCGTCCGAACTGCAGGATGCCAATGTCGCCGTCCAAGACTGAAAGCCATAAGCATGTTGGTAAATCACAGGTCAGAACCAGGAACAGAGGCCCCCTGCTTCGGGACGAGGCATTAGAAGGAACATTTGGTCCTGACCAACTCGAAGCCGGAGCTGGAGATGACGTGGTGGATGGAGGAACAGGAGCAGACCGTCTCGAAGGAGGAGACGGGGCTGATCAACTGTCCGGCGATCAAGGGGATGACGTCCTTGAAGGGGGAACTGGTCGAGACACCTTGAATGGCGGGAGTGGCGGAGATTATCTCAATGGCGGAAAAAATGAAGACAACGTTTCAGGCGGAAACGGTGCCGACAATTTGCATGGTGAGCAGGGGGATGACAGGCTAAATGGCAATCAAGGTAGAGATTTTATTGACGGAGGAGAAGGCAACGATGTGATTGATGGAGGCAACGGGGATGATGTTGTTTTAGCAGGTAGAGACAGCGACTCAGTCGAAGGTGGAAAGGGAAACGATGTCTTGGATGGAGAGGAAGGCAACGACAGCCTCAGTGGCGGCACAGGAGACGACACCCTTATCGCAGGAACAGGGAATGACACCCTGACAGGCGGTAGAGGAGCCGATCTTTTTGATATTTCAGAAGGCGATAACGTAATAGAAGATTTTGACATCAAAGCAGGCGACCAGCTCTACCTTGGCGAGAAGAAAATCTCGGAAACCAATCAGGCTGAAGATGGACTGGAGCTGATTCTGAGCGATAACAGCCGGCAGCTTCTTGTTGGAGTAGGCCTCGAAGAATTCAATGAAAATATCGAAAATATTATTCACGAACCCCCATCTGTTTTTAGCAATCCCGCGAAATCTGAGTGCAGCAAATTCATCCAAAGCAACCAAACGATCACACTCGGAGAAGACGAAAACATAAAAATTGAGATGAAAGGTGGAGACGTGAATATCGGAAACGAACAAAGCTACAATGCAAACTTAATTTTAACCAACAAAAGCCCCTCAGCCTGGCACGGTGGAAACAAAAAAGGGCATTTAATTGAGATTGCATTCGATGCGTCGTGGAACATTTATCAAGGCCATGAAAGCGGACGCCTTTGGATAAAAGAAAATGGCCATGGCGGAAGAAAATATGGGGGGTTTAACACAAACTGGGACGCCTCCCCAGTTCAGCCTGGAGGGACAATTGATGCGAATCAGTTTAATATAAATAATGTCAGCTCCAACCCCTATCTAGCAGCATGCAATTTCACTTATAGCATTGAAAAAGGTAAGTGGACTGAACTAGGGGAAACAAACAAAATCCCCGAGCCAGATTACACAATTATTTACGGGACCAATTCAGGTGATACCGAAAACTCAACGAATGCGACAGACAAAAATGGATTAGAGATCAATTTCCTGGGGACAGAAGACTCCAATGAAATGTATGGAAAAGCTGGAAATGATCGCATTCTATCCGACAAAGGAGATGACAAGCTTTTTGGAGAAGATGGGGATGATCTCCTTTCAGGACAAGACGGGAAAGATGTTCTTGATGGTGGTGATGGCAATGACACCCTCGATGGCGGTAACGGTGACGATCAACTCATCGCTGGAAACGGCGCAGACATCGTCATCCTCTCCAATGGCCACGACATCGTTCGACAGTTCAACACAAACAAAGATTTCATCCAATATGACGGAGATGTTGAACAACTCGGCTTCGTTGAAGTTCCTTTTGAGCAGCAGAACAGTCTCAAAATCTCCCATGGAAATCATTCCACCCTTCTTGTTGGTGTCTCCCTAGAAGACTTCATTTCCGTTAAGCCTCAGCCTCCCGTCATCGATCCCGATGGCAAACCCATTGATCTCACTCCTGATATCCCAACTCCAGGTGTTGAACTTGAGGCTGGTGTCATCATCGGCACCAACTCTGATGACAGCCCTGACACCGACGCCAGCTCTCCAGACGGTGTTCCTTTTGTTGGCAGCGATGAAAACAACACCATGGTCGCCCTTGATGGGGATGACCTCCTTTCAGGACAAGACGGGAAAGATGTTCTTGATGGTGGTGATGGCAATGACACCCTCGATGGCGGTAACGGTGACGATCAACTCATCGCTGGAAACGGCGCAGACATCGTCATCCTCTCCAATGGCCACGACATCGTTCGACAGTTCAACACAAACAAAGATTTCATCCAATATGACGGAGATGTTGAACAACTCGGCTTCGTTGAAGTTCCTTTTGAGCAGCAGAACAGTCTCAAAATCTCCCATGGAAATCATTCCACCCTTCTTGTTGGTGTCTCCCTAGAAGACTTCATTTCCGTTAAGCCTCAGCCTCCCGTCATCGATCCCGATGGCAAACCCATTGATCTCACTCCTGATATCCCAAC
- the rpoD gene encoding RNA polymerase sigma factor RpoD yields MSPAATKAAQPDILLLSSAGSNTTKEIEAETKKTPARRKTTATKTTATKSTATKSTAKVAATKGAKTAKAKSSPKAKPAAKSKAAAVKVATPALSAEEKAKAAIAEKEAKAKALASIKIGPKGVYTEDSIRVYLQEIGRIRLLRPDEEIELARKIADLLHLEELAAQFESDNGKYPDTKEWAALVEMPLIRFRRRLMLGRRAKEKMVQSNLRLVVSIAKKYMNRGLSFQDLIQEGSLGLIRAAEKFDHEKGYKFSTYATWWIRQAITRAIADQSRTIRLPVHLYETISRIKKTTKVLSQEFGRKPTEEEIAESMEMTIEKLRFIAKSAQLPISLETPIGKEEDSRLGDFIEADIENPEQDVAKNLLREDLEGVLATLSPRERDVLRLRYGLDDGRMKTLEEIGQIFDVTRERIRQIEAKALRKLRHPNRNGVLKEYIK; encoded by the coding sequence ATGAGCCCAGCCGCCACGAAAGCAGCCCAGCCAGACATCCTCCTGCTCTCCAGCGCAGGCTCCAACACCACCAAAGAGATCGAGGCGGAGACCAAGAAGACTCCGGCCCGTCGCAAGACCACTGCAACCAAGACCACTGCGACCAAGAGCACAGCGACCAAAAGCACAGCGAAGGTCGCTGCCACGAAGGGCGCCAAAACGGCCAAGGCGAAATCATCACCAAAAGCCAAGCCAGCCGCGAAGAGCAAGGCAGCTGCGGTGAAAGTGGCCACGCCAGCCTTGAGTGCTGAAGAGAAGGCCAAGGCCGCGATCGCCGAGAAAGAGGCGAAGGCCAAAGCACTGGCCAGCATCAAGATCGGACCGAAGGGGGTCTACACAGAAGATTCGATTCGGGTTTATCTGCAGGAAATCGGCCGCATCCGACTGCTGCGACCAGACGAAGAAATTGAACTGGCCCGCAAAATCGCGGACCTGCTTCACCTGGAAGAACTGGCCGCCCAGTTCGAAAGCGATAACGGCAAGTATCCCGACACCAAGGAATGGGCAGCCTTGGTGGAAATGCCTCTGATCCGCTTCAGACGTCGGCTGATGCTCGGCCGCCGGGCCAAGGAAAAGATGGTGCAGTCCAACCTTCGGCTGGTGGTGTCGATTGCCAAGAAGTACATGAACCGGGGGCTCAGCTTCCAGGATCTGATTCAGGAAGGCAGCCTTGGACTGATCCGCGCTGCGGAGAAATTCGACCACGAAAAGGGATACAAGTTCTCCACCTACGCCACCTGGTGGATTCGTCAGGCCATCACCCGTGCGATTGCCGACCAGAGCCGGACGATCCGGCTTCCAGTTCACCTCTACGAGACGATCTCCAGGATCAAGAAAACAACCAAGGTTCTCAGCCAGGAATTCGGCCGCAAGCCCACAGAAGAGGAAATCGCCGAATCGATGGAGATGACCATCGAAAAACTGCGCTTCATCGCCAAGAGTGCCCAGCTGCCGATTTCTCTTGAAACGCCGATCGGCAAGGAAGAGGATTCACGGCTGGGCGACTTCATCGAGGCCGACATCGAAAATCCTGAACAGGATGTCGCCAAGAATCTGCTTCGAGAAGACCTCGAAGGTGTGCTCGCCACATTGAGTCCTCGCGAGAGGGACGTGCTGCGTCTGCGCTACGGCCTGGATGACGGCCGCATGAAAACGCTCGAGGAAATCGGCCAGATTTTCGATGTCACCCGTGAGCGCATTCGTCAGATCGAAGCCAAAGCACTGCGCAAGCTTCGCCACCCCAACCGCAACGGCGTGCTGAAGGAATACATCAAGTAA